A genomic window from Spiroplasma helicoides includes:
- a CDS encoding ATP-binding cassette domain-containing protein yields MKIFKSNYLIVLLQLTIFFSTILIIVQVLISEQIISLLLSKFYVRLAKTVGLNDEATQYYLWDFYPHVYFDGFSVYTYLFKYKMYWNDWIWITIVIMVFNFIFLFLSFSLSKKLGVYKRNEYKYIYLKKLYIDNKLTGKLSKDNYKNKLIDTLGQVEDYWKKIPLILGQVAFIFVGLSIVLCLKNFMLYFIVMSCFLIVLVLCLIIWVLKNKYVFKHKSIVKNLDKDYVNLCVNIDEIKISSSIQREKDLLITNNKNKNKKISIIEIFNNLINSLLTFLCPLAMSALIIGIGFVFSSDSSKIAIYLPVFFISIGMMCMPLMQLIRNIRNLKLYKLNNDDFSLFLNKLSFNELINSISLMNFSIIIDEKCVLKDINYSFEKNKINYITGKNGIGKSVLLNCIARLELSYEGLINFNSTDSKTIENNLSISYIGQNLNLFDKSIFDNLTYGVSILNNDMLTNLLKRFNLYNKLMQLDNKLDTIIDNESIWLSKGELQKILFIRVILQDREVLLLDEFDSAFDKESKEVAYDILNDLSKNKIIIVISHNKIKNTNCLKLS; encoded by the coding sequence ATGAAAATCTTTAAAAGTAATTATTTAATAGTTTTATTACAATTAACTATATTTTTTTCAACAATATTAATAATTGTACAAGTATTAATTAGTGAACAAATAATTTCTCTTTTACTCTCAAAGTTTTATGTCAGATTAGCTAAAACTGTTGGGTTGAATGATGAAGCCACACAATATTATCTATGAGATTTTTATCCTCATGTTTATTTTGATGGTTTTAGTGTCTACACATATTTATTTAAATATAAAATGTATTGAAATGATTGAATTTGAATCACAATAGTTATAATGGTATTTAATTTCATATTCTTATTTTTATCATTTTCATTATCAAAAAAGTTAGGTGTTTATAAAAGAAACGAGTATAAATATATATACTTGAAAAAACTATATATTGATAATAAATTAACTGGAAAACTATCTAAAGATAATTATAAAAATAAATTAATTGATACACTTGGTCAAGTTGAAGATTATTGAAAAAAAATTCCATTAATTCTTGGTCAAGTTGCTTTTATTTTTGTAGGTTTATCAATTGTGCTATGTTTAAAAAACTTTATGTTATACTTCATAGTTATGTCTTGCTTTTTAATTGTATTAGTACTGTGTTTGATTATTTGAGTTTTAAAGAATAAATATGTATTTAAGCATAAATCAATAGTTAAGAATCTTGACAAAGACTATGTAAATCTATGTGTAAATATAGATGAAATAAAAATAAGCTCATCGATTCAAAGAGAAAAAGATCTATTAATAACCAACAATAAAAATAAAAATAAAAAAATATCAATTATTGAAATATTTAATAATTTAATTAATAGCTTATTAACTTTCTTATGTCCTTTAGCAATGAGTGCATTAATAATAGGTATTGGTTTTGTATTTTCTTCAGATAGTTCAAAGATTGCAATATACTTACCTGTCTTTTTTATATCTATTGGTATGATGTGTATGCCTTTGATGCAACTAATCCGAAATATTAGAAATTTAAAATTATATAAATTAAATAATGATGATTTTAGTCTATTTTTAAATAAATTATCATTTAATGAGTTAATTAATTCAATAAGTCTAATGAATTTTTCAATTATCATAGATGAGAAATGCGTACTAAAAGATATTAATTACTCATTTGAAAAAAACAAAATAAATTATATTACCGGAAAAAATGGTATTGGTAAATCAGTCTTATTAAATTGTATAGCTAGATTAGAACTGAGTTATGAAGGTTTAATTAATTTTAATTCAACGGATTCTAAAACTATCGAAAATAACTTGAGCATTAGTTATATTGGTCAAAATTTAAATTTATTTGATAAATCAATTTTTGATAACCTGACATATGGAGTAAGTATTTTAAATAATGATATGTTGACCAATTTATTAAAAAGATTTAACTTATATAACAAGTTAATGCAACTTGATAATAAATTAGATACTATAATTGACAATGAAAGTATTTGATTATCAAAAGGAGAGTTACAAAAAATATTATTTATTAGAGTAATTTTACAAGACAGAGAAGTGCTATTACTTGATGAATTTGATAGTGCTTTTGACAAGGAATCAAAAGAAGTGGCATATGATATTTTAAATGATTTATCAAAAAATAAAATAATAATAGTTATTAGTCATAATAAAATAAAAAATACAAATTGTTTAAAACTCAGTTAA